Proteins encoded in a region of the BD1-7 clade bacterium genome:
- the ppnN gene encoding Pyrimidine/purine nucleotide 5'-monophosphate nucleosidase translates to MKTLAQTSVRPTSSLNLLSQHEIDGVTNANDDTFQLFKRCALAVLNTGNDCDDYSTFKAALDAFEIHIVPEPRGIRLDITNAPASAFVNNRMIRGIEEHLFSALRDIVYTHHKMSMGGRFDFDSGPGITDAVFRISRNAGVVKPNTSPKLVVCWGGHAVNRIEYEYAKSIGFELGLRGLNIATGCGTGAMKGPMKGAVIGHGKQQIRDGRYVGISEPGIIASESPNPTVNELVILPDIEKRLEAFVRLSHGIIVFPGGAGTAEEVLYLLGILMQPGNATLPFPLIFAAPQESVDYFRGLDAFICDTLGEAARQYYEIIVGSPEQVANSMYKGIESVTRHRRKHQQSYAFNWELMIPTDFQQPFKPTHENMAGLKLNRSQSAHALAADLRRAFSAIVAGNVKADGIAEVKKHGPFQLSGDAEIAASIDNLLRGFVDQGRMKLNGQYTPCYEVVQADTST, encoded by the coding sequence ATGAAAACTCTCGCCCAAACCTCAGTAAGACCCACCAGCAGCTTGAATCTGCTGTCACAACACGAAATCGATGGTGTCACTAATGCTAACGATGACACTTTTCAGCTATTTAAGCGCTGTGCATTAGCGGTTTTGAATACCGGCAACGACTGTGACGATTACAGTACCTTCAAAGCGGCATTAGATGCGTTTGAGATTCATATCGTGCCTGAACCCCGAGGTATCCGTTTGGATATCACCAATGCGCCGGCCAGCGCCTTCGTCAACAATCGCATGATCCGCGGTATCGAAGAGCATTTGTTTTCGGCATTGCGCGATATCGTTTACACCCATCACAAAATGTCTATGGGCGGCCGCTTTGATTTCGACTCAGGTCCGGGTATTACTGATGCCGTATTTCGAATCAGTCGAAACGCCGGCGTCGTGAAACCCAATACCTCGCCAAAACTCGTGGTCTGCTGGGGTGGTCATGCCGTTAACCGTATCGAATACGAATATGCTAAATCCATTGGCTTTGAACTGGGTCTACGCGGCCTTAACATCGCAACGGGGTGCGGCACCGGTGCAATGAAAGGCCCCATGAAAGGCGCCGTGATCGGCCACGGCAAACAACAAATTCGGGATGGCCGCTACGTGGGAATTAGCGAACCCGGCATTATCGCCTCGGAATCCCCAAACCCAACCGTCAATGAGTTGGTGATTTTGCCGGATATCGAAAAGCGCCTTGAAGCATTTGTCAGGCTCTCCCATGGCATTATTGTCTTTCCCGGCGGCGCAGGTACCGCTGAAGAAGTACTCTATTTGCTCGGCATTCTTATGCAGCCCGGTAATGCGACGCTGCCGTTCCCGCTGATTTTTGCCGCTCCGCAAGAAAGCGTTGATTACTTTCGTGGTCTTGACGCCTTTATTTGCGATACTTTGGGTGAGGCTGCACGCCAATACTATGAAATCATTGTTGGATCGCCCGAGCAGGTCGCCAACAGCATGTACAAAGGCATCGAAAGCGTTACCCGACACCGGCGTAAACATCAGCAATCGTATGCATTCAATTGGGAGCTGATGATTCCGACGGATTTTCAGCAACCATTCAAACCAACCCACGAAAACATGGCCGGCCTGAAGCTCAACCGCAGCCAATCAGCACATGCCCTTGCTGCCGACTTGAGGCGCGCATTCTCGGCGATTGTTGCCGGCAATGTTAAAGCTGACGGTATTGCTGAGGTTAAAAAACACGGCCCGTTTCAACTCAGCGGCGATGCCGAGATCGCAGCCAGTATCGACAACCTGTTGCGAGGATTTGTTGATCAAGGCCGGATGAAATTGAACGGCCAATATACGCCGTGCTATGAAGTGGTTCAGGCTGATACGTCTACGTAG
- the panF gene encoding Sodium/pantothenate symporter, protein MMSSDWIYAACISVYLIALIVITVFAKRAERRASAEDFYLGNRTFGAFTLFFTLFATQYSGTTFLGVPATSYRQGFEFFVMMAIMISLVGVYGLFAFRLKRIADKHSLITPGDYLSFRFNSIVLSRLMTVIFLAVLTGYLLVNLKAVGYLVETASNGLISQEVSIIVACLFIVVYESIGGMRAVVWTDAMQGILILLGTLSLAWLLVEAGGGFESALAQTQQVKPEFWQLPATEKVIQWLSALFLIGFSAAVYPQAIQRIFAAKSVNTLVTSYRLMLVMPFLTTLIMLFIGIIAVGLLPDLTRAESEQVILLLLKQVSVDHPVWSALVFIFLLSGTAAIMSTVDSALLTMSSILTQDVLKPHFPHASGRTIKKMGVSCSWAIMGIACLLAVLVEDTIWALTVFKFELLAQAAPSMILSVRFKHWGANGFIAGALSGLAVAVCLKAGFMGVPAMPFNVHAGSWGLMVNVAVLLGVVGWEHSRRRA, encoded by the coding sequence ATGATGAGTAGTGATTGGATTTATGCAGCGTGTATTAGTGTTTATCTGATCGCTCTAATTGTAATTACGGTGTTTGCCAAACGTGCTGAAAGGCGCGCATCTGCCGAAGATTTTTATCTGGGCAATCGCACGTTTGGTGCATTCACGTTGTTTTTTACGTTATTTGCCACCCAGTACAGCGGCACCACATTTCTAGGGGTGCCGGCAACCAGTTACCGCCAGGGCTTCGAATTTTTCGTCATGATGGCAATCATGATTAGCCTAGTGGGGGTATACGGGTTATTTGCTTTTCGATTGAAGCGTATTGCTGATAAACATAGCCTGATTACGCCCGGCGATTATCTTAGTTTTCGTTTTAACTCGATTGTGTTGAGCCGATTGATGACGGTGATTTTTCTGGCAGTATTAACGGGTTACCTATTGGTGAACCTGAAAGCGGTAGGGTATCTCGTAGAGACGGCGAGCAATGGTTTGATTAGCCAGGAAGTATCCATCATCGTTGCTTGCCTGTTTATCGTTGTCTACGAGTCAATCGGCGGCATGCGAGCGGTGGTTTGGACAGACGCGATGCAGGGCATACTGATTTTGCTGGGCACGTTGTCGTTGGCGTGGCTCTTGGTGGAGGCGGGGGGCGGTTTTGAATCTGCGTTAGCTCAAACACAACAGGTTAAACCGGAATTTTGGCAATTGCCTGCGACTGAAAAAGTGATTCAATGGTTGTCTGCGCTATTCTTGATCGGTTTTTCAGCGGCCGTGTATCCGCAGGCGATCCAACGTATTTTCGCCGCTAAAAGTGTCAATACGCTGGTGACGTCGTACCGTTTGATGTTAGTGATGCCGTTTTTGACGACCTTGATTATGTTGTTTATCGGCATCATTGCGGTTGGTTTGTTGCCCGACCTTACTCGAGCGGAATCCGAGCAGGTGATTCTGTTATTACTTAAGCAGGTTTCTGTCGATCACCCGGTATGGTCGGCACTTGTGTTTATTTTTTTGCTGTCTGGTACGGCTGCAATTATGTCGACCGTTGATTCTGCATTGCTGACAATGTCGTCGATTCTGACTCAAGATGTGTTGAAGCCGCATTTTCCGCATGCATCCGGCCGCACCATCAAAAAAATGGGAGTGAGTTGCTCTTGGGCGATTATGGGCATTGCGTGTTTATTGGCGGTGTTAGTTGAAGATACTATTTGGGCGCTGACCGTCTTCAAATTTGAATTACTGGCTCAGGCAGCCCCTTCAATGATCTTATCGGTGCGCTTCAAGCATTGGGGTGCTAACGGTTTTATTGCCGGGGCGTTATCCGGTTTAGCTGTTGCTGTATGTCTTAAGGCGGGTTTTATGGGCGTACCGGCGATGCCTTTTAACGTGCATGCTGGTAGTTGGGGGCTGATGGTTAATGTGGCGGTTTTGTTGGGAGTTGTGGGTTGGGAGCATTCTCGGAGGCGTGCATAA
- the pgaC gene encoding Poly-beta-1,6-N-acetyl-D-glucosamine synthase — MIDGNTVVFLTHSITHVLANSVEAIIVFMPMVLLIELPLSLLVFSGMLRWHYRYYRRGPLRIQPTVSCLITCYSEGEDVRQTIVTLCEQTYRGHIEIIPIIDGATQNADTYNAAIKCREFMKRYPGRTLRVLPKWQRGGRVSSLNAGLSKAHGEIVLALDGDTSFDNDMISKVVHEFQDPNVPAVAGSLRVRNLNSSLATCMQGLEYMISLQGAKVGLAEWNMINNISGAFGAFRRKFLLQIGGWNTHSAEDLDLTIRIKQYMGRHKNLRIPFAAHGMGHTDAPDTFRQLLQQRLRWDGDLLFLFMRKHKYAFSKQLMGRRNTLFTLVYGLMQSIMLPFLMIIYNIWVLVTYPTAVFVAVLLVQYTYYLVMATLHFLFFWLLVSERFRDDARMLIWLPVFPLYSLGMRLFSAFAILNEWIRRSHEESNMAPWWVLKKGKRF; from the coding sequence ATGATTGACGGCAACACGGTTGTTTTCCTAACGCACAGTATTACTCACGTTCTTGCCAACTCGGTTGAAGCCATCATCGTATTCATGCCGATGGTACTGTTGATTGAGTTGCCGCTGTCTTTGCTGGTATTTAGCGGTATGTTGCGCTGGCACTATCGCTATTATCGCCGCGGGCCACTGCGCATTCAGCCCACGGTTTCATGCCTAATTACTTGTTATTCCGAGGGTGAAGACGTTCGCCAAACCATCGTTACCTTATGTGAGCAAACCTATCGAGGTCATATCGAAATTATTCCCATCATTGATGGCGCCACCCAAAACGCCGATACCTACAATGCTGCCATAAAGTGCCGAGAATTCATGAAGCGCTATCCCGGTAGAACCTTGCGAGTGCTGCCCAAATGGCAACGCGGCGGTCGCGTTTCGTCACTCAATGCGGGGCTCTCAAAAGCCCATGGCGAAATCGTACTCGCACTGGATGGCGATACGTCATTCGACAATGACATGATCAGCAAAGTCGTTCACGAGTTTCAAGACCCGAATGTGCCAGCGGTAGCCGGGTCTCTGCGGGTGCGAAACCTCAACAGTAGTCTCGCCACCTGCATGCAAGGGCTCGAATACATGATCTCGTTGCAAGGTGCCAAAGTCGGATTGGCCGAATGGAATATGATCAACAATATCTCCGGGGCCTTTGGGGCCTTTCGACGGAAATTTTTGCTACAAATCGGCGGCTGGAATACCCACTCGGCCGAAGATCTGGATCTCACCATTCGCATCAAACAATACATGGGGCGTCACAAAAATCTCCGTATTCCGTTTGCCGCGCATGGTATGGGGCACACCGACGCACCCGATACTTTTAGACAACTATTACAGCAACGTTTGCGGTGGGACGGCGACCTATTGTTTCTGTTTATGCGCAAACACAAATATGCGTTTTCGAAACAACTAATGGGACGGCGCAATACCCTATTCACTCTCGTTTACGGCTTGATGCAGAGCATCATGCTGCCGTTTTTGATGATCATCTACAACATCTGGGTTCTCGTCACATACCCCACGGCGGTTTTTGTTGCCGTATTGCTGGTTCAATATACCTACTACCTAGTGATGGCCACCTTACACTTTCTGTTTTTCTGGTTATTGGTGTCTGAACGCTTTCGAGATGACGCCCGGATGCTGATCTGGCTCCCGGTATTCCCGCTATACTCTTTGGGTATGCGGCTATTCAGTGCATTCGCGATACTCAATGAATGGATACGACGTTCCCACGAAGAGAGCAATATGGCGCCTTGGTGGGTACTGAAAAAAGGAAAAAGGTTCTAA